The following coding sequences are from one Cytobacillus sp. IB215665 window:
- a CDS encoding bifunctional 2',3'-cyclic-nucleotide 2'-phosphodiesterase/3'-nucleotidase, whose amino-acid sequence MIKSKKKLALSTALALSMTLPQMAPAVTHAAENEDIVKLRVMETTDIHVNLVNYDYYKDAEVQDFGLAKTATLIKQAREEAKNSLLFDNGDLIQGNPLGDYVAKVDVLEDGETHPVYKAMNLLDYDAGNIGNHEFNYGLDFLGTSLKGSNFPYVNANVYIDDQDGDATNDENYFTPYLILDREVVDEDGETHTLKVGVIGFTPPQIMNWDKKNLEGKVIAKDIIETAEKFVPEMKEKGADIIVAIPHSGIGKATDEGMQENATFELSKVEGIDAILFGHSHSVFPSETYADIEGVDVETGKINGVASVMPGYWGNHLGLIDFTLEKKDDSWTVVDSQSSVQAIYDKESNTPLVDADQSIVDAVHEEHEGTIEWVNSPVGTTTAPINSYFALVQDDPSIQIVTNAQKWYVENYVQGTEYEGLPILSAGAPFKAGGRGGATYYTDVPAGEIAIKNVADMYLYPNTLQALLINGADVKEWLEMSAGQFNQIDASSTEEQELINVAFPTYNFDVIDGVSYQVDVTQPAKYDDKGNIVNPDASRIVNLQFEGKEVSSEQKFIVVTNNYRATGGGNFPGISADKVIIESPDENRQAIINYILDKQTINPSADMNWSFAPINSELNVTFETSPEATKYLEGEKIAYIETLESGFAKFSIDLVGDQQGDDDNENNENNTDDNENNNNDNESDTESKQFTDVPENHWAKQYIDELTAMEIIKGKSATIFDPNANVTRAQFASLIVRSLGLTSTNESPFKDVSAEQAAEITAAFEAGIVTGKTSTIFDPSASITREQAAAMLIRAYNVKMDTTHTPSTELSYSDASSIGDWAKDYVTSANELGMMTGYLDGSFGPSNTATRAQAAKVIYMLLQQ is encoded by the coding sequence ATGATAAAATCTAAGAAAAAACTAGCACTTAGTACCGCTTTAGCTCTTAGTATGACTTTGCCACAAATGGCGCCAGCTGTAACTCATGCAGCTGAAAATGAAGATATCGTTAAGCTAAGAGTAATGGAAACAACAGACATACACGTAAATCTAGTAAACTACGATTATTATAAAGATGCAGAAGTTCAAGACTTTGGGCTTGCAAAAACAGCAACATTGATTAAGCAAGCACGTGAGGAAGCGAAAAACAGTTTATTATTCGATAATGGGGATCTCATTCAAGGAAATCCTTTAGGTGATTATGTCGCAAAAGTCGATGTGCTTGAAGATGGTGAAACACATCCTGTATATAAAGCGATGAACTTATTAGATTATGATGCTGGTAATATTGGGAATCATGAATTTAATTACGGTTTAGACTTTTTAGGGACAAGCTTAAAAGGTTCAAATTTTCCGTATGTAAATGCGAACGTTTACATTGACGATCAAGATGGTGATGCAACAAATGATGAGAATTATTTCACACCATACCTTATTTTAGACCGTGAAGTTGTCGATGAAGATGGCGAAACACATACATTAAAAGTAGGTGTCATTGGATTTACACCTCCTCAAATTATGAACTGGGATAAGAAAAATCTTGAAGGTAAAGTCATCGCAAAAGATATCATAGAAACTGCAGAAAAGTTTGTCCCTGAAATGAAAGAAAAGGGTGCTGATATCATTGTTGCCATCCCTCACTCAGGCATAGGGAAAGCAACCGATGAAGGAATGCAAGAAAATGCTACATTTGAATTAAGTAAAGTAGAAGGTATAGATGCAATTCTATTTGGACATTCTCATTCCGTCTTCCCGAGTGAAACATATGCAGACATAGAGGGTGTTGATGTTGAAACTGGTAAAATTAACGGTGTAGCGTCTGTTATGCCAGGTTACTGGGGAAATCATTTAGGATTGATTGATTTCACACTTGAAAAGAAAGATGATAGTTGGACTGTTGTAGATTCACAATCTTCTGTACAAGCTATCTATGATAAAGAATCAAATACGCCATTAGTTGATGCAGATCAATCAATTGTTGACGCAGTGCATGAGGAACACGAGGGAACTATTGAATGGGTTAACAGTCCAGTAGGAACGACAACAGCACCAATTAATAGCTATTTTGCGCTCGTTCAAGATGATCCTTCAATCCAAATTGTAACGAATGCACAAAAATGGTATGTCGAAAACTATGTTCAAGGTACTGAATATGAGGGCTTACCGATTCTTTCGGCAGGTGCACCTTTCAAAGCTGGTGGACGTGGAGGAGCGACTTATTACACTGATGTTCCAGCAGGAGAAATTGCGATTAAAAATGTAGCAGATATGTATTTATATCCTAATACGCTGCAAGCTCTTCTTATTAATGGGGCGGATGTGAAAGAATGGCTTGAAATGTCAGCTGGACAATTTAATCAAATTGATGCATCTTCTACTGAAGAGCAAGAGTTAATTAATGTAGCATTCCCGACTTATAACTTTGACGTAATTGATGGTGTTTCTTATCAAGTCGATGTAACACAACCTGCAAAGTATGATGATAAAGGAAATATCGTTAATCCAGATGCAAGCCGTATCGTAAATTTACAATTTGAAGGCAAAGAAGTTTCAAGTGAACAGAAGTTTATTGTCGTAACAAATAACTATCGAGCTACTGGTGGTGGTAATTTCCCTGGTATTAGTGCTGACAAAGTTATCATTGAATCACCGGATGAAAACCGCCAAGCGATAATCAATTACATTTTAGATAAACAAACGATTAACCCTTCAGCTGATATGAATTGGTCATTTGCACCAATTAACTCTGAGCTGAATGTAACATTTGAGACTTCTCCTGAAGCTACAAAATATTTAGAGGGAGAAAAAATCGCTTATATTGAAACACTTGAAAGTGGTTTTGCGAAATTCTCAATCGATTTAGTTGGAGATCAGCAAGGTGACGACGACAACGAAAATAACGAAAATAACACTGATGACAACGAGAATAACAACAACGATAACGAAAGTGATACTGAAAGCAAACAATTTACTGATGTACCTGAAAATCATTGGGCGAAACAGTATATTGATGAATTGACAGCTATGGAAATCATCAAGGGAAAATCAGCAACAATATTTGACCCGAATGCAAATGTCACTCGTGCTCAATTTGCATCATTAATTGTACGCTCTCTTGGTTTAACTTCTACAAATGAATCACCATTTAAAGATGTCTCAGCTGAACAAGCAGCAGAAATTACTGCAGCGTTTGAAGCAGGCATTGTAACAGGGAAAACATCAACAATATTTGACCCAAGTGCATCAATTACTCGTGAACAAGCAGCAGCTATGTTAATACGTGCTTATAATGTGAAGATGGATACAACACACACGCCGTCTACAGAATTATCATACAGTGATGCAAGTAGTATTGGGGATTGGGCAAAAGACTATGTTACCTCAGCAAATGAGCTAGGCATGATGACCGGTTACCTAGATGGTTCTTTTGGTCCAAGCAATACTGCTACACGTGCACAAGCAGCGAAAGTGATTTATATGTTATTACAACAATAA
- a CDS encoding chromate transporter, with protein sequence MNSLNNEPSKGKRLREIFKISSLLGFTSFGGPVAHLGFFQNEYVKKRKWLDDHSYANLVALCQFLPGPASSQVGIAIGMIRGGLLGGVISWLGFTLPSVIALVLFAYIYQSFDLGGAGWIHGLKIVAVAVVAQAIMNMGKKLAPDRPRITIAILSAIFILILPTAISQLALILIAGLVGLILYKNKQNSPMKELKVGINRKIGVFAWVLFFGLLIGLPILRQLSASQSLAIFDTFYRVGSLVFGGGHVVLPMLEREVVPSGWITKETFLAGYGAAQAVPGPLFTFSGYLGAIINGWKGATIATIAIFLPSFLLIIGTLPFWDMIRKYPYIQSVLMGVNAGVLGILLAALYDPIFTSAIATPVDFALAIAAFTLLVYWKVPAWLVVILAALGGAIVGIL encoded by the coding sequence ATGAATAGTCTTAACAATGAACCATCTAAAGGGAAGAGGTTACGAGAAATTTTCAAAATCTCATCTTTATTAGGATTCACCTCGTTTGGAGGACCTGTAGCCCATTTGGGGTTTTTCCAAAATGAATACGTCAAAAAAAGAAAATGGCTGGATGATCATAGCTATGCTAATTTAGTTGCTCTTTGTCAGTTTCTTCCTGGACCAGCGAGTAGTCAGGTGGGGATTGCGATTGGGATGATTCGTGGTGGCTTGCTAGGTGGAGTGATTTCATGGTTAGGGTTTACACTCCCATCTGTTATTGCCCTCGTCCTGTTCGCTTATATATATCAAAGCTTTGACTTAGGTGGTGCAGGCTGGATACATGGGCTGAAGATTGTGGCGGTGGCAGTTGTTGCCCAGGCTATCATGAACATGGGGAAAAAGCTAGCTCCAGACCGACCTAGAATAACTATAGCAATATTGAGCGCTATATTTATACTCATTTTGCCGACAGCCATAAGTCAACTAGCATTAATATTAATTGCTGGTTTGGTGGGATTAATTCTTTATAAAAACAAACAAAACTCTCCTATGAAAGAGTTAAAAGTTGGGATTAATCGCAAAATTGGTGTTTTTGCTTGGGTATTATTCTTTGGTTTATTAATAGGGCTTCCTATCCTTAGACAACTATCAGCAAGTCAATCGCTTGCCATTTTCGATACGTTTTATCGCGTAGGATCACTCGTTTTTGGTGGTGGTCATGTTGTATTACCAATGTTAGAAAGAGAAGTTGTTCCTAGCGGTTGGATTACTAAGGAAACCTTTTTAGCTGGATATGGAGCAGCGCAGGCAGTACCTGGTCCATTATTTACTTTTTCAGGGTATTTAGGTGCAATTATTAACGGATGGAAAGGTGCTACAATAGCTACAATTGCGATATTTTTGCCATCATTTTTACTTATTATTGGAACATTACCATTCTGGGACATGATTCGTAAGTATCCTTATATACAGTCTGTGTTAATGGGAGTAAATGCAGGTGTATTAGGAATTTTATTAGCTGCTCTTTACGATCCAATTTTTACTAGTGCTATAGCTACACCCGTTGATTTTGCACTTGCAATTGCAGCATTTACATTACTCGTTTATTGGAAAGTTCCAGCATGGCTTGTCGTTATATTAGCAGCCTTAGGTGGAGCCATCGTAGGAATTTTATAA
- a CDS encoding citrate synthase/methylcitrate synthase, protein MLTMNKGLEGVIVANSEISFIDGHKGKLIYRGYHAQELAENHSYEEIVYLLLYGELPTNDQLIQLQNQLTAYRNIPEDVTIIIDKLPVEMDMMSVLRTAISCLDGQLTYWPPAKNDAIRVIALTPTIIAYRYHRLTNTNYIEPNKTLDHVSNYLYMLSGAIPKQAHAKALSAYFILTAEHGMNASTFSARTITSTQSDLISAIVGAIGAMKGPLHGGAPTDVVDMLNEINSKQYANSWITEQLEQGRKIMGFGHRVYKTHDPRAFALRNIVQQLVKDDDWFDLAIHVEEEAIALLEKYKPGRKLYTNVEFYAAAVLRAVKMPVNLYTPTFTASRMAGWTAHVLEQAANNRIIRPKAQYIGHIPS, encoded by the coding sequence ATGTTGACAATGAACAAAGGGTTAGAAGGTGTTATCGTAGCAAATTCTGAAATTAGTTTTATTGACGGACACAAGGGGAAACTGATCTACCGAGGCTATCATGCACAAGAGTTGGCGGAAAATCATTCTTATGAAGAAATTGTTTATTTGCTTCTGTATGGAGAGCTACCAACAAATGATCAGTTAATACAATTACAAAATCAATTAACTGCATATCGTAACATACCAGAGGATGTTACGATCATTATCGATAAATTACCAGTTGAAATGGATATGATGAGTGTATTACGTACTGCTATTTCTTGTTTAGATGGACAATTAACTTATTGGCCTCCAGCTAAAAATGACGCAATTAGAGTTATTGCTCTGACTCCAACAATTATAGCTTACCGCTATCATCGTTTGACAAATACGAATTACATTGAACCTAATAAAACTTTAGATCATGTCTCTAATTATTTATACATGTTATCAGGAGCCATACCAAAGCAGGCACATGCAAAAGCATTATCAGCATACTTTATCCTTACAGCTGAACATGGAATGAATGCATCAACTTTTTCAGCACGAACGATCACATCAACACAATCTGACCTTATCTCAGCAATAGTTGGGGCGATAGGTGCGATGAAAGGACCACTACATGGCGGTGCACCTACAGATGTAGTTGACATGCTTAATGAGATTAACTCAAAACAATACGCTAACAGCTGGATAACTGAGCAACTTGAACAAGGAAGAAAAATTATGGGGTTTGGCCATAGAGTATATAAAACTCATGACCCTCGCGCATTTGCCTTAAGAAACATTGTTCAGCAACTAGTAAAGGACGATGACTGGTTTGACTTAGCAATTCATGTCGAAGAGGAGGCAATTGCTTTACTTGAAAAATATAAGCCTGGACGTAAGTTATATACAAATGTAGAATTTTATGCAGCAGCTGTGCTCCGGGCAGTGAAGATGCCTGTAAACCTTTATACACCAACATTTACAGCAAGTAGAATGGCAGGTTGGACGGCACATGTATTAGAACAAGCTGCAAACAATAGAATCATCCGTCCAAAAGCTCAATATATTGGACATATCCCTAGTTAA
- a CDS encoding LysR family transcriptional regulator: MDIRWLQTFIVAAKYQNFRITSEKLFMAQPTVTFHIQNLERFLGVTLFSKKGRNIELTSTGMKFLPYAKNVVQSLEIGIDELESWRQGYNRKLTIASSPLIAASILPNLLRVFIKKHREIEIAVKVMESEDIVTAVKNREVDIGLSRKYVVDSSLQITKIIDDPVVLVIPHDGWDFDAGIPFDIEEIINNYLIFTHNHPDYWEGLLHQLRDRFAKMRRMEVTQVNVTKRFIEEGLGISFLPRSTIIRETLEGRLLEVEIQNFSMPKAATYLIVNHSESDEVLLFKDSLIHFYHGNTKNKNNEN; encoded by the coding sequence ATGGATATTCGTTGGCTCCAAACATTTATTGTTGCTGCAAAATATCAAAATTTTCGTATTACTTCAGAAAAATTATTCATGGCACAACCAACTGTAACTTTCCATATTCAAAACCTAGAAAGGTTTCTTGGTGTTACTCTTTTTAGTAAAAAAGGAAGAAATATTGAACTTACTTCAACAGGCATGAAGTTTTTACCATATGCGAAAAATGTAGTACAAAGTTTAGAAATTGGCATAGATGAACTTGAAAGCTGGCGACAGGGCTATAATCGCAAATTAACGATTGCTTCCTCGCCATTAATAGCAGCTTCTATTCTTCCTAATCTACTTAGAGTGTTTATTAAAAAACATAGAGAAATAGAAATTGCTGTAAAGGTTATGGAATCAGAGGACATAGTTACTGCTGTGAAAAATAGGGAGGTTGATATTGGTTTATCTCGCAAATACGTTGTAGACTCATCTTTACAAATAACAAAAATTATTGATGATCCTGTTGTATTAGTTATTCCTCATGATGGATGGGATTTTGACGCAGGCATACCATTTGATATAGAAGAGATTATAAATAATTATTTGATTTTCACACATAATCATCCGGATTATTGGGAGGGGCTTCTTCATCAACTTAGAGATAGGTTTGCTAAAATGCGTAGAATGGAAGTCACTCAAGTAAATGTAACGAAGCGATTTATTGAAGAGGGGCTAGGCATATCTTTTCTGCCTCGGTCAACGATTATTCGTGAAACGTTAGAAGGTCGGTTGTTAGAAGTCGAAATACAAAATTTTTCTATGCCAAAAGCAGCAACATATTTAATTGTTAATCATTCTGAAAGCGATGAAGTTCTGTTATTTAAAGATAGTTTAATACATTTTTACCATGGTAATACAAAAAATAAAAATAATGAAAATTAG
- a CDS encoding methyl-accepting chemotaxis protein: MGKVEALKVKDVRTKNLLMFLTFSITLIAGLLNALVNDGGNVKVILYISTIMLNTITFLVYKKFKNEIIYAYIAVILCFIPPIIILPISKSTITILLIAFYTAVFSAIQLQKRLFVVGYTLGFIVLIGIIYFEPSDMTFYSDSSAALFLTYILIGVLLLVLTTLSERQYRNLHEHIESTEAQARKSTKQKTTLQDSIKEVIDNIERTYEQLNQNLISQNEMSTAISEVSVSSQKQTNHILDIANHLRQTRSLITEVHETSEIVKNDSENAQSVAQEGTDKMNELAHEMNNLHNSVREMNDTFLILTEKINDSNSLTDTIKSITSQTNLLALNASIEAARAGDAGRGFSIVAEEIRKLAEVTEQTTVQIENNLKQINDSNSLVQEKLMESSDKLTMSLKTTNSSTSYFNEIYHSLVELSNRMEKLTGVSENVQLKTVNDENSIEEFSALLEQTSASLQQMSATIDHLNDDNKKIINYLTETDNKVQIIRNQFDIK, encoded by the coding sequence ATGGGAAAGGTTGAAGCATTAAAGGTTAAGGATGTAAGAACGAAAAATTTGTTAATGTTTTTGACGTTTTCAATTACTCTCATAGCTGGCTTATTGAATGCTTTAGTTAATGACGGTGGGAATGTAAAAGTTATTTTATATATTAGTACGATCATGTTAAACACGATTACTTTTCTCGTCTATAAAAAGTTTAAAAATGAAATAATTTATGCGTACATAGCAGTTATTTTATGTTTTATTCCACCTATCATTATATTGCCAATTAGTAAGTCAACAATTACCATATTGCTTATTGCTTTTTACACAGCGGTATTTTCAGCAATACAATTACAAAAGAGGCTATTTGTAGTTGGATACACACTAGGTTTTATTGTTTTGATCGGCATAATATATTTCGAGCCTAGCGACATGACATTTTATTCAGATTCATCAGCAGCGCTATTCTTGACGTATATACTAATAGGGGTGTTACTGTTAGTACTCACAACTTTGAGTGAAAGGCAGTATCGAAATTTGCATGAACACATTGAATCAACCGAAGCTCAAGCACGAAAATCAACAAAACAAAAGACAACCTTACAGGACAGCATAAAGGAAGTGATTGATAATATAGAAAGAACTTATGAACAATTAAATCAAAACCTTATTTCGCAAAATGAAATGAGTACTGCTATTAGTGAAGTATCGGTTAGTAGTCAAAAACAGACAAATCATATACTCGATATTGCTAATCATTTAAGGCAAACTAGATCACTCATCACAGAAGTTCATGAAACATCAGAAATTGTGAAGAACGATTCTGAAAATGCTCAATCGGTTGCACAAGAAGGAACTGATAAGATGAATGAATTAGCACATGAAATGAATAATTTGCATAATAGTGTACGTGAGATGAATGACACTTTTCTAATACTAACTGAAAAAATTAATGACTCAAATAGTTTGACTGATACAATTAAATCAATCACTTCGCAAACTAATTTACTCGCATTAAATGCATCTATTGAGGCTGCAAGAGCTGGAGATGCTGGGAGAGGATTTTCGATTGTTGCTGAAGAAATCCGCAAGCTAGCTGAAGTTACTGAGCAAACAACCGTACAGATTGAAAATAATTTAAAACAAATAAATGACAGCAACAGCTTAGTTCAGGAAAAACTCATGGAAAGTAGTGATAAATTAACGATGAGTTTGAAGACAACGAATAGTAGTACTTCTTACTTTAACGAAATTTATCACTCATTGGTTGAACTATCTAACAGGATGGAAAAACTTACAGGAGTATCAGAAAATGTTCAATTAAAAACAGTAAATGATGAGAATTCAATAGAGGAGTTTTCTGCACTTCTTGAACAAACGTCAGCTAGTTTACAACAAATGTCTGCAACAATTGATCATTTAAATGATGATAATAAAAAAATTATTAATTATTTAACCGAAACGGATAACAAAGTGCAAATAATACGTAATCAATTTGATATCAAGTAA
- the metG gene encoding methionine--tRNA ligase, whose product MSIFIGGAWPYANGSLHVGHIAGLLPGDVLARYFRLKGKEVLYVSGSDCNGTPISIRAKHEKVTPTMITNRYHEEFVDCFSKLGFSYDIYTRTDQQQHHEVVKQVFLKLLAEGLLYTKSEEQVYCEIDEQFLPDRYVEGECPNCGNNARGDQCEICSAIFEPIELRAKRCKLCGSTPTIRSTEHFYFALSTIQQQIEEFFNPIKHKGTWRENAVQLTERYLLEGLRDRAATRDLPIGVPVPLEGYDEKKIYVWIEAVTGYLSASMQWGKQNNDDDWRRFWNEETSTYYVHGKDNIPFHSIIWPAILLGLGEKSLPDYIFSSEYMTLEKRKISTSKNWAVWIPDLLERYDPDSIRYYLLINAPENRDTDFSWREFIYSHNSELLGAFGNFVNRSFKFIEKYFDGNVPEGYIDATIKSELQNLYQHIGQCIEQGHFKRAIEDIFLFIRQSNKYFDEQKPWIQIKEDKKNCEQTLFTCIQIITNLSVLLQPFLPFSCKKIAEMLQLDHISWAYTEIQQGKLDHVTALFERIDVNQIVEEVANLQQQ is encoded by the coding sequence ATGAGTATTTTTATTGGTGGGGCATGGCCTTATGCTAATGGTTCATTGCATGTAGGACATATTGCAGGATTGTTACCTGGAGATGTATTAGCGAGATATTTCCGTTTGAAAGGAAAAGAAGTATTATACGTATCAGGAAGTGATTGTAACGGAACACCTATCTCAATAAGAGCAAAACATGAAAAGGTTACTCCGACTATGATAACTAATAGATATCATGAGGAGTTTGTCGATTGCTTTTCCAAGCTAGGGTTTTCATATGATATTTACACTAGAACTGATCAACAGCAGCATCATGAAGTTGTTAAACAAGTTTTTCTAAAGCTTTTAGCAGAAGGTTTATTGTACACAAAGTCTGAAGAACAAGTGTATTGTGAAATAGACGAACAATTTTTGCCGGATAGATATGTTGAAGGGGAATGTCCAAATTGTGGAAATAATGCTAGAGGAGATCAATGTGAAATTTGTTCAGCAATTTTTGAACCGATAGAATTAAGAGCAAAGAGATGTAAGCTTTGTGGTAGTACACCGACAATTAGGTCAACTGAACATTTTTATTTCGCATTATCGACAATTCAACAGCAAATTGAAGAATTTTTTAATCCTATAAAGCACAAAGGAACTTGGCGAGAAAATGCGGTTCAATTAACTGAGAGATATTTATTAGAAGGACTGAGAGATCGTGCAGCAACTAGAGATTTACCAATTGGTGTACCTGTACCGTTAGAAGGATATGATGAAAAGAAAATATATGTTTGGATAGAAGCAGTAACAGGCTATTTGTCTGCGAGTATGCAATGGGGAAAACAAAACAATGATGATGATTGGCGAAGATTTTGGAATGAAGAAACATCCACATATTATGTACATGGTAAGGATAACATACCGTTTCATTCAATTATCTGGCCGGCAATATTATTAGGTCTTGGAGAGAAAAGTTTACCAGATTATATTTTTTCAAGTGAGTATATGACCCTTGAGAAAAGAAAAATTTCAACGAGCAAAAACTGGGCAGTATGGATACCGGATTTACTTGAGCGGTATGATCCAGATTCAATCAGATATTATTTACTCATTAATGCACCAGAAAATAGAGATACTGATTTTTCATGGCGAGAATTTATATATAGTCATAATAGTGAATTGCTAGGAGCATTTGGAAACTTTGTTAATCGAAGCTTCAAGTTTATCGAAAAGTACTTTGATGGAAATGTGCCAGAAGGTTATATTGACGCAACAATTAAGAGTGAACTGCAAAATTTATACCAACATATAGGACAATGTATCGAGCAAGGTCATTTTAAACGAGCAATTGAAGATATATTCTTGTTTATACGACAAAGCAATAAGTACTTTGACGAACAAAAACCTTGGATACAAATTAAAGAAGATAAGAAAAATTGTGAACAGACACTATTTACATGTATACAGATCATTACAAACTTATCAGTGCTGTTACAACCATTTTTGCCGTTTTCATGTAAGAAAATTGCAGAAATGTTGCAATTAGATCATATTTCATGGGCTTATACGGAAATTCAACAAGGTAAACTTGATCATGTAACAGCCTTGTTTGAACGTATTGATGTTAACCAAATTGTTGAAGAAGTGGCTAATTTACAACAACAATAA
- a CDS encoding YhcN/YlaJ family sporulation lipoprotein: MKQLKLFSVAMLSVPLLFACNTAPNEEAIDVRDNNTLRNVTYNENRAVRRNIAYEGNLANRNVTYDRMRVNNANNRTNTANETRMEVAQDAADRITAMKEVRRANVIVTNNNAYVAATLNNNTTGTTTKKLESRIADKVRAQDKNIDNVYVSTNPDFINRMTDYGNRINRGEPVEGFFTDFNETVRRVFPTAR, encoded by the coding sequence TTGAAACAGCTGAAGCTATTTTCGGTAGCGATGCTATCGGTTCCTTTATTATTTGCTTGTAATACTGCACCTAATGAAGAAGCAATAGATGTTAGGGATAATAACACTTTACGAAATGTCACTTATAATGAAAACCGCGCAGTTAGGCGTAATATAGCATATGAAGGAAATCTTGCTAATCGTAATGTGACTTACGATAGAATGCGTGTCAATAATGCAAACAATCGTACAAATACTGCAAATGAAACACGTATGGAAGTGGCACAAGACGCAGCAGATCGTATCACTGCAATGAAAGAGGTAAGAAGAGCCAATGTTATTGTTACTAACAATAATGCTTATGTAGCAGCAACATTAAATAATAATACAACAGGGACTACAACGAAAAAGCTGGAAAGCCGCATAGCCGATAAGGTTAGAGCTCAAGATAAAAATATTGATAATGTTTATGTGTCAACAAATCCTGATTTCATTAATCGTATGACCGATTATGGTAACAGGATAAATAGAGGTGAACCAGTAGAAGGATTTTTTACAGATTTTAACGAAACAGTTAGAAGAGTATTTCCAACCGCTCGATAA